From the Natronogracilivirga saccharolytica genome, one window contains:
- a CDS encoding AEC family transporter produces the protein MDPLAPAFLLIASLLIGVILQFVKAFPDNSYLVLNQYVIYVALPAVGLIHIPEIEIQTDLLYPVASAWIIFFMAIVLINMAGRWLSWSRQTIGCIILTGGLGNTLFIGYPVAETLFGQEGLSMALLMDQSGSFVIVSTIGIAVAGIYAAGKTKKRALLRQVVTFPPFIVFILAIIMNIAGVTTGGIVLDVLDVFATTLAPVALISVGMQLKFRQRGYDLQPMSVGLIYKLLIAPAILFVIYVLITGGEGVAVQASIIQAATPPNITGSILATTYGLNPRLASQMVSVGIPVSVLTMAFWYVIIA, from the coding sequence ATGGATCCTTTAGCACCGGCTTTTTTACTTATTGCAAGCCTGCTGATCGGAGTAATTCTTCAGTTTGTCAAGGCGTTTCCCGATAACAGCTATCTGGTTCTCAATCAGTATGTGATTTATGTCGCTCTTCCGGCTGTGGGACTCATACATATCCCGGAAATCGAGATTCAGACAGATTTGCTCTACCCGGTTGCAAGCGCCTGGATTATCTTTTTCATGGCCATCGTCCTGATCAACATGGCAGGCCGGTGGCTGAGCTGGTCACGACAAACCATAGGATGCATCATTCTGACGGGCGGACTGGGCAACACCCTTTTTATCGGTTACCCTGTCGCTGAAACCCTTTTCGGCCAGGAGGGACTGAGCATGGCATTGCTGATGGATCAGTCGGGATCGTTTGTCATTGTCAGCACCATCGGTATAGCAGTAGCCGGAATTTATGCAGCAGGTAAGACAAAAAAACGGGCCCTGCTCCGGCAGGTGGTTACCTTTCCGCCTTTCATTGTATTCATACTGGCTATCATTATGAATATTGCAGGAGTAACCACCGGGGGTATTGTTTTGGATGTGCTTGATGTATTTGCAACAACACTGGCACCTGTGGCACTGATATCGGTGGGAATGCAGCTGAAATTCAGGCAGCGCGGGTATGATTTGCAGCCGATGTCTGTCGGGTTGATATACAAGCTTCTGATTGCACCGGCAATACTGTTTGTGATCTATGTTTTGATCACCGGCGGTGAAGGTGTTGCCGTGCAGGCAAGCATTATCCAGGCAGCAACTCCACCCAACATAACCGGCTCCATATTGGCAACAACCTACGGACTCAATCCGCGTCTCGCATCCCAGATGGTCAGCGTGGGAATTCCGGTTTCCGTTCTTACGATGGCGTTCTGGTACGTGATTATTGCCTGA
- a CDS encoding type 1 glutamine amidotransferase domain-containing protein, translating into MSTLNGKRVLMFVDHVYEDLELWYPKLRLTEEGAEVVVAGPEEGVVYTGKHGYPCRSDAAINEMESGDFEALVIPGGFAPDKLRRDPRVLQLTREIHEAGKPLAHICHAGWITISAGVMDGFRCTSTPGIKDDLKNAGAEWVDQEVVVDRNQISSRNPNDLPAFCREIIKAMIR; encoded by the coding sequence ATGAGCACACTGAATGGAAAGCGCGTATTGATGTTCGTTGATCATGTATATGAAGATCTTGAACTCTGGTACCCGAAACTCCGGCTGACTGAGGAGGGTGCTGAAGTTGTAGTAGCCGGCCCCGAAGAAGGGGTTGTTTATACCGGCAAGCACGGCTACCCGTGCCGGTCTGATGCCGCTATCAACGAAATGGAATCCGGTGATTTTGAAGCTCTTGTCATTCCGGGAGGTTTTGCGCCGGACAAACTGCGGCGGGATCCGCGTGTACTCCAGCTCACCAGGGAGATTCATGAAGCCGGAAAGCCGCTGGCTCATATTTGTCATGCAGGATGGATCACCATATCAGCCGGTGTGATGGATGGATTCCGCTGTACATCCACCCCCGGAATCAAGGATGACCTGAAGAATGCCGGAGCGGAATGGGTCGATCAGGAGGTCGTGGTGGACCGCAATCAGATCAGCAGCCGCAACCCGAATGATCTCCCCGCTTTCTGCCGTGAAATCATCAAGGCGATGATCCGGTAA
- a CDS encoding capsule assembly Wzi family protein, translating to MMIRFICYIIGFVLLLSGWQLSVWQFSHCQASALSGSSHDAPDASASGFPFDGDVALGWQVRAAAGTSGNMPFWFHSNQYGELEKGSQNAAINLYGTWNYRFESGIALSAGADLLTRASGEPDARFQESYFQAGYGHFKLTAGRKRETFGLVHHDMSVGSLIASKNARPMPKITFSTDGYQTVPGTAGFLYYNASLAHGWMDDDEYRYVDDELLPRYRFVDGVKLHQKHLYLRIFSEDAPVELHGGLVHFAQWGGYSPIFGQAPESFSNYLDVFFGRASDSKEVIGGGETPNAFQNHIGSYDFSIVSNISGYQLGLIWQIILEDTPNARFAGLRDGLWGGYLRRNGAERPLIKAVSYEYLSTRYHLTGNRDWEPAYVNYYNHYAYRGGWTYYGRAIGNPLYFSEDQYLGVSNNKLLGHHLAIKGYIGPVHYRTYATYSRNYGAQRVDRPDGVRFNNFFDRKDQWSFLLDLETRLGDDYTAAVSLAADFGDVYKNNLGLQLTLSALF from the coding sequence ATGATGATCCGTTTCATCTGTTATATCATAGGGTTTGTTTTGCTGCTCTCGGGCTGGCAGCTGTCAGTGTGGCAGTTCTCACACTGCCAGGCCTCTGCCCTGTCCGGCAGCTCACACGATGCCCCGGATGCATCTGCTTCGGGATTTCCTTTCGATGGTGACGTTGCACTGGGCTGGCAGGTGAGAGCCGCGGCAGGCACGTCCGGAAACATGCCCTTCTGGTTCCATTCCAATCAGTATGGTGAGCTTGAAAAAGGCAGTCAAAACGCTGCTATTAATCTATACGGGACATGGAATTACCGATTCGAATCGGGAATCGCCCTATCTGCCGGAGCCGACCTTCTGACAAGAGCATCAGGCGAACCTGACGCCCGTTTCCAGGAGTCATATTTCCAGGCGGGATACGGCCACTTCAAACTCACCGCCGGACGCAAGAGAGAAACCTTCGGCCTGGTTCATCATGACATGTCGGTCGGATCACTGATCGCATCAAAAAATGCACGGCCGATGCCCAAAATCACTTTTTCCACCGACGGATATCAAACGGTTCCGGGCACCGCAGGATTTTTGTACTACAATGCGTCGCTTGCCCATGGATGGATGGATGACGACGAGTACCGGTATGTGGATGACGAACTGCTTCCCAGATACCGTTTTGTGGACGGAGTCAAGCTGCACCAAAAACACCTTTACCTGCGGATTTTTTCCGAAGATGCGCCTGTGGAGCTGCACGGCGGACTTGTTCATTTCGCCCAGTGGGGCGGATATTCACCCATCTTCGGTCAGGCACCGGAAAGTTTCAGCAATTATCTGGATGTTTTTTTCGGGCGCGCCTCAGATTCGAAAGAGGTCATTGGCGGCGGAGAGACCCCGAACGCATTTCAGAACCACATCGGCAGCTATGACTTCTCCATAGTGAGCAATATCAGTGGCTATCAGCTCGGGCTCATCTGGCAGATCATCCTTGAAGACACTCCAAACGCCCGTTTTGCGGGCCTGCGCGACGGGCTCTGGGGCGGATATCTGCGACGCAACGGTGCCGAAAGGCCGTTGATCAAGGCCGTTTCATACGAATATCTCAGTACACGTTACCATCTGACCGGCAACCGCGACTGGGAGCCCGCCTACGTCAACTACTACAATCACTACGCCTATCGCGGTGGCTGGACTTACTATGGCAGAGCTATCGGAAACCCGCTCTATTTCAGCGAGGATCAGTATCTCGGGGTATCCAACAACAAGCTGCTGGGGCACCATCTGGCAATTAAAGGATATATCGGCCCGGTTCATTACCGCACATATGCCACTTACAGCAGAAATTACGGAGCACAGCGCGTTGACCGTCCGGACGGCGTGCGATTCAACAATTTTTTCGACCGCAAAGATCAATGGTCTTTTTTACTGGATCTGGAAACCAGGCTGGGTGATGATTATACTGCGGCGGTAAGTCTTGCTGCCGACTTCGGGGATGTCTATAAAAACAACCTCGGACTTCAACTGACGTTATCGGCATTATTTTGA
- a CDS encoding HD domain-containing protein, with the protein MDRNEATALLEEWIPNENLQRHCHMVASAMEAYARKLGKDTRTTENWWLAGLLHDLDWEKKPDEHPNYALDHIFPDTGLDEEVIEAIRAHAPERTGAEPESEIARYLYACDEISGFMHAVALMRPEGFRGMKAKSVTKKMKDKRFAANVNRDDIHKGAGLIETDLGDHIVFLAKVFENS; encoded by the coding sequence ATGGACAGGAACGAAGCAACGGCACTTCTTGAGGAGTGGATACCCAACGAAAACCTGCAGCGGCATTGTCACATGGTAGCTTCGGCAATGGAGGCCTATGCCCGGAAACTCGGCAAGGACACCCGGACTACGGAAAACTGGTGGCTGGCCGGACTGCTTCATGACCTTGACTGGGAAAAGAAGCCGGACGAGCATCCCAATTATGCTCTTGATCACATTTTCCCGGATACCGGTCTGGACGAGGAAGTTATAGAAGCTATCCGCGCTCATGCCCCGGAACGCACCGGTGCAGAACCCGAGTCGGAAATAGCACGGTATCTGTATGCGTGTGACGAGATCAGCGGTTTCATGCACGCTGTTGCGCTGATGCGCCCTGAAGGATTCAGGGGAATGAAAGCCAAATCCGTGACCAAAAAGATGAAAGACAAGCGATTTGCCGCCAATGTTAACCGGGATGATATCCACAAAGGTGCCGGGCTGATCGAAACCGACCTTGGCGATCACATCGTATTTCTGGCGAAGGTCTTTGAAAATTCATGA
- a CDS encoding FAD-dependent oxidoreductase, translated as MEKHDIAVIGAGINGFTSALILQLMGYKTRIYANDRADYPADTSDPMFSSLYPAASVIPRNLDSHTLYPVFRKSIGIFGKLHQNDILPVSKNTHFEITETRGAEAESLQPDYLELMKNVVTVNEMDDWVPKRSEATVKGWKFDYYFAEMPSYTRELAGMYEKAGGSFEKIKLHRERLKTLPCDMIVNCSGAAGIDLFDDPADPVYIAGHLFHIPRRNLPDGFGGPFPSYTYTPDADVYCDRHGKPMDLYFYPRADGLIFGGSRFRVQRPEDRSHIRRWYNDELISVNGNAIPARLVSINRDIFMNTYGKNIEALGGEVIFGYRFTRDTPGGLRLETDQKNVSGKPVIHNYGHGGSGVGLSWGCALDVARKASKLRPVPDEKKVILRSTNALAEKLSGFTSRKQKN; from the coding sequence ATGGAAAAACACGACATTGCAGTCATTGGTGCCGGAATAAACGGGTTCACCTCGGCCCTGATCCTGCAATTGATGGGATACAAGACGCGCATTTATGCTAACGACAGGGCGGATTATCCTGCGGACACATCCGATCCGATGTTTTCAAGTCTTTATCCCGCTGCATCCGTTATCCCCAGAAATCTTGACAGCCATACTCTGTATCCCGTTTTCCGAAAGTCTATCGGCATTTTCGGCAAGCTGCATCAAAACGACATCCTGCCCGTCAGTAAAAACACGCACTTTGAGATTACCGAAACCAGAGGAGCCGAGGCGGAAAGTCTTCAGCCGGACTATCTGGAGCTGATGAAAAATGTGGTTACGGTCAATGAAATGGATGATTGGGTGCCGAAACGAAGCGAAGCCACCGTCAAGGGATGGAAATTCGATTACTATTTTGCTGAAATGCCCTCTTATACCAGAGAACTGGCCGGGATGTACGAAAAGGCCGGAGGCAGTTTTGAAAAAATCAAGCTCCACAGAGAGCGCCTGAAAACCCTCCCCTGCGATATGATCGTAAACTGCAGCGGTGCTGCGGGCATCGATCTGTTCGATGATCCCGCCGACCCGGTCTACATTGCCGGTCATTTGTTTCATATTCCCCGACGCAATTTGCCGGATGGATTTGGAGGGCCTTTTCCTTCATATACATACACACCCGACGCGGATGTGTACTGCGACCGGCACGGAAAGCCTATGGACCTTTATTTTTATCCGCGCGCGGATGGTTTGATTTTCGGTGGAAGCCGGTTTCGTGTACAACGGCCGGAAGACCGTTCCCACATTCGCAGATGGTACAATGACGAACTGATCTCGGTCAACGGAAATGCCATCCCCGCCAGGCTGGTTTCGATCAACCGCGATATTTTCATGAATACATACGGGAAAAATATTGAGGCGCTCGGAGGAGAAGTCATTTTCGGATACCGGTTCACAAGAGATACTCCCGGTGGGCTTCGTCTCGAAACCGATCAGAAAAATGTCAGCGGAAAACCGGTCATTCATAATTACGGACATGGCGGGTCCGGTGTCGGTCTTTCCTGGGGTTGTGCCCTGGACGTAGCCAGGAAAGCGTCAAAACTTCGTCCGGTTCCGGATGAAAAAAAGGTCATACTGCGAAGTACCAATGCACTGGCTGAAAAGCTGTCCGGATTCACATCCCGAAAACAGAAAAACTGA
- a CDS encoding SLC13 family permease: protein MDADILIVLTITGLTIIMLVTEVVRIDVTALLAMLALSWTGILSTSEALSGFSSNAVVAMIAVMIMGEGIARTGMMARFSKALLRKVGTKKTGILGTLSLSVGTLSGVIQNIGAAALFLPSILDIARRIKISASELIMPIGFAAIIGGTLTMVGSGHLILTNDLLESADLEPYGLFAVTPVGIALLLAAIVFFLLFGKYVLPQGSSEARQDLTEQEKLIEAFNLDQKIRYYRIPQGSPLIDKTVEGSGVWNTYHINILALSHDQYADYAPWRETHFEEGQVLALYGDQDKIQKYVSDYKLKETEDHHMFQGLDDPDESGFVEVIVPPRSELVGQTIRKFSMRKRYAVEPLMIFSQGERIEGDISDHEIRAGDTFIIYGPWSHIKELQNSDPFVVATPFDVEPRDRSKTWHAAGSFLLAIALAMSGFSISIAFLTGAVAMILTRVMSIQDAYKAIEWKVVFLLVGLIPLGVAMQNSGAAEFLARSVMGVVEGSPLYVLLLTVAVISTVFSLVMSNVGAVVVLAPLVVSIGTLAGVDPRPLVLLAAVSAGNSFVLPTHQVNALLMTAGGYRTKDYFKAGGGMTLVFLAVAVTFFYFAFF, encoded by the coding sequence ATGGATGCTGATATTCTGATTGTACTGACCATTACGGGGCTGACGATCATCATGCTTGTAACGGAGGTGGTCCGGATCGATGTCACGGCGTTGCTGGCGATGCTGGCCTTGAGCTGGACCGGCATTCTTTCCACAAGTGAGGCGCTGTCAGGTTTTTCGAGCAATGCGGTGGTAGCCATGATAGCGGTCATGATTATGGGCGAAGGAATTGCGCGGACCGGAATGATGGCGCGTTTTTCCAAAGCATTGTTGCGCAAGGTCGGAACAAAAAAAACAGGGATTCTGGGCACACTGTCGCTCTCTGTCGGCACACTTTCCGGTGTGATTCAGAACATAGGAGCAGCCGCGCTGTTTCTTCCGAGTATCCTGGATATTGCCCGGCGCATCAAAATATCCGCCTCTGAGCTTATCATGCCGATTGGTTTTGCCGCAATCATAGGCGGGACGCTCACCATGGTTGGCTCGGGACACCTCATACTGACCAATGATCTTCTGGAAAGTGCAGACCTGGAGCCTTACGGACTTTTTGCGGTTACGCCGGTCGGAATCGCATTGCTTCTGGCCGCGATAGTATTCTTTCTGTTGTTTGGCAAATATGTGCTTCCGCAGGGAAGCAGCGAAGCCCGCCAGGATTTGACTGAGCAGGAGAAACTGATCGAAGCGTTCAACCTGGATCAGAAAATCAGGTATTACCGCATTCCTCAGGGGAGTCCGCTGATTGACAAAACTGTTGAGGGATCCGGTGTCTGGAATACTTACCATATCAACATACTTGCGCTGTCCCATGATCAGTATGCCGATTACGCCCCGTGGCGCGAAACCCATTTTGAAGAGGGACAGGTGCTGGCACTGTATGGCGACCAGGATAAAATCCAAAAGTATGTATCCGACTATAAGCTGAAAGAAACCGAAGACCATCACATGTTTCAGGGGCTGGATGACCCGGATGAGTCCGGATTTGTCGAGGTGATTGTTCCTCCGAGATCCGAACTGGTCGGTCAGACGATCCGGAAGTTTTCCATGCGCAAGCGTTATGCTGTGGAACCACTGATGATTTTCAGTCAGGGAGAGCGTATTGAAGGTGATATATCCGACCATGAGATCCGCGCTGGCGATACATTTATTATTTATGGTCCCTGGTCACATATCAAGGAGCTTCAGAACAGTGATCCGTTTGTTGTGGCTACTCCGTTTGATGTTGAACCGAGGGACCGGTCCAAAACCTGGCACGCAGCCGGCAGTTTTCTGCTTGCCATAGCCCTGGCCATGTCCGGGTTTTCCATCTCCATCGCATTTCTGACCGGTGCCGTTGCCATGATCCTGACCCGGGTAATGTCCATTCAGGATGCATACAAAGCCATTGAATGGAAGGTGGTTTTCCTTCTTGTAGGACTCATTCCACTCGGAGTGGCAATGCAAAATTCCGGTGCTGCAGAATTTCTTGCCCGGAGTGTTATGGGTGTGGTCGAGGGAAGTCCGCTTTATGTGCTTCTGCTGACCGTAGCCGTTATTTCCACAGTTTTTTCACTGGTGATGTCCAATGTGGGTGCTGTCGTGGTACTGGCCCCGCTTGTAGTAAGTATCGGTACCCTTGCCGGCGTGGACCCGCGGCCGCTTGTTCTGCTTGCTGCCGTATCGGCCGGTAACTCGTTTGTACTTCCCACGCATCAGGTAAATGCGCTGCTGATGACGGCCGGAGGTTACCGGACAAAAGACTATTTCAAGGCCGGGGGTGGCATGACACTGGTATTTCTTGCTGTTGCGGTGACATTCTTTTATTTCGCATTTTTCTGA
- the argB gene encoding acetylglutamate kinase → MKEKKPVIVVKYGGNAMTDDVLKQQVVKNICLLQNYGYNVVIAHGGGPFIKQALLQANIESEFIDGHRVTTPEAYEHVEKALKGQVNGTLVKLINQSGYRGVGLSGKDGKIATAIKRLHKKEVDGHVEEYDLGQVGDVVSIDTQLLDLLLEHEFIPVLACLAADVDSNEYNVNADMFAGHLAGALKAEKFVVLTDVDGLMRDIDDPASLVSELQISDISSLKDKQVIRGGMIPKTEACEIALKNGAAAAVIINGTDPDQLLSVGRREPVGTTIVS, encoded by the coding sequence ATGAAAGAGAAAAAACCGGTAATTGTAGTAAAATATGGCGGCAACGCCATGACCGACGATGTGCTCAAGCAGCAGGTTGTCAAGAATATCTGTCTGCTTCAAAACTATGGGTACAATGTGGTTATCGCTCACGGCGGCGGTCCTTTCATCAAGCAGGCACTTCTTCAGGCAAACATTGAGTCCGAGTTTATTGACGGACACCGTGTGACCACGCCCGAAGCGTATGAGCATGTGGAAAAGGCTTTAAAGGGTCAGGTTAACGGCACACTGGTAAAGCTGATCAATCAGTCCGGATACAGAGGGGTCGGGCTTTCAGGGAAGGACGGTAAAATTGCCACTGCCATCAAACGGCTGCATAAAAAGGAGGTTGACGGTCATGTCGAGGAGTACGATCTGGGACAGGTCGGCGATGTTGTAAGCATCGATACGCAGCTGCTGGATTTACTTTTGGAGCATGAGTTTATCCCGGTTCTGGCCTGCCTGGCCGCTGATGTGGACAGCAATGAGTACAACGTGAATGCCGATATGTTTGCCGGACACCTTGCCGGAGCTTTGAAGGCAGAAAAGTTTGTCGTTCTCACGGATGTTGACGGTTTGATGCGCGATATTGATGATCCCGCTTCACTGGTCTCAGAGCTTCAGATATCTGATATTTCATCACTGAAAGATAAGCAGGTCATCCGGGGGGGAATGATACCAAAAACCGAAGCCTGTGAAATAGCGCTGAAAAATGGCGCTGCCGCCGCAGTAATTATTAACGGAACCGATCCCGACCAGCTGCTTTCTGTTGGCAGAAGGGAACCGGTTGGAACAACCATAGTCTCCTGA
- the argC gene encoding N-acetyl-gamma-glutamyl-phosphate reductase gives MQKIKTAVVGATGYTGSEIVRILSQHPRVELSLITSESRAGEMFSDIHPFFAGIVDQKLEKAEKVAQTDLDVVFLALPHGVSMDYVKQFAGQDFRIVDFSGDFRLPTPEIYEQWYPKQHSYPEGFPNAVYGLPELYADRIRNAGLVANPGCFPTGAILALAPLVQKGIIKKDGIIIDSKTGVTGAGIKASATNMFSNVNDNFKAYGVKKHRHTIEIQSVLEDVGGALGPVQFTPHLLPVDRGILSTVYLRPDSTGRKLLDDNKGKDETGKQLLESIFKEFYKGKTFVRMCGQPPALKDVRATNYCNIYVDYDDRTGNIMVISAIDNLVKGAAGLAVQNMNVMFELDETSGLTHIPVNP, from the coding sequence ATGCAAAAAATTAAAACCGCAGTTGTCGGAGCCACCGGCTATACCGGCTCTGAAATTGTTCGTATTCTCTCGCAACATCCCCGTGTGGAGCTTTCTCTGATTACTTCAGAATCCCGCGCCGGAGAAATGTTTTCTGACATACATCCCTTCTTTGCAGGGATAGTTGATCAAAAACTGGAAAAAGCCGAAAAGGTCGCGCAAACGGATCTGGATGTGGTGTTTCTGGCATTGCCGCATGGTGTTTCCATGGACTATGTAAAACAGTTTGCCGGACAAGATTTCCGGATTGTTGACTTTTCAGGTGATTTCCGGCTTCCAACTCCCGAAATCTATGAGCAGTGGTACCCCAAACAGCACAGTTATCCGGAGGGTTTTCCGAATGCTGTTTACGGATTGCCGGAGCTTTACGCTGACCGTATCCGCAACGCCGGCCTGGTTGCCAATCCGGGTTGTTTCCCGACCGGAGCCATTCTTGCCCTGGCGCCTCTGGTGCAAAAGGGGATCATAAAAAAGGACGGCATCATTATTGATTCCAAAACCGGGGTTACCGGAGCCGGGATCAAGGCCTCGGCCACCAATATGTTCTCCAATGTGAATGACAATTTTAAAGCCTATGGTGTAAAGAAGCATCGCCATACCATTGAAATTCAAAGTGTACTGGAGGATGTCGGAGGTGCTCTCGGACCAGTGCAGTTTACACCTCATCTGTTACCTGTAGACCGTGGAATTTTGTCAACGGTTTACTTGCGTCCAGACAGCACCGGAAGGAAGCTGCTCGATGACAACAAGGGAAAAGACGAGACCGGGAAACAACTACTGGAAAGTATTTTTAAAGAGTTCTACAAAGGCAAGACGTTTGTCCGTATGTGTGGGCAACCTCCGGCACTCAAGGATGTCCGTGCCACCAATTATTGCAATATATATGTTGATTATGATGACCGAACCGGTAATATCATGGTCATCAGTGCCATTGACAACCTGGTCAAGGGTGCTGCCGGACTTGCCGTGCAGAACATGAATGTTATGTTTGAACTCGATGAAACCTCCGGCCTGACCCATATACCGGTTAACCCCTGA
- the argJ gene encoding bifunctional glutamate N-acetyltransferase/amino-acid acetyltransferase ArgJ: protein MIKNITNVRGFTCWGAHSGVKSLRRDLAIIYSEVPASIGAVFTQNQVVAEPIKVSREHAKNGLAQAIVINAGNANACTGEQGYEGAMAMVKATAETLKIDEELVIVSSTGVIGEPFPTEDIVEGIKENAPKVTSRSSAGSFAANAILTTDTFAKEGFLEFSVDGREVNLAGIAKGSGMIHPNMATMLAFIVTDVDIEPALLQKAVSETVDDTFNMITVDGDTSTNDMVAVMANGKAGNERLTSEKSKDYKVFRNHLQKMMQHLAKLIVSDGEGSSKFVEYRVENAPDKTVARKLARAISSSNLVKTAMFGRDPNWGRIVSAAGNAGVTFDYTGVDLYLGNEKERVKVLEKGKPVNYDRNFMKKLLRESHISVKMDMCDGEAKAVAWGSDLTTDYVLFNSVYTT, encoded by the coding sequence ATGATTAAAAATATTACCAATGTCAGAGGGTTTACTTGCTGGGGTGCCCACTCCGGAGTAAAATCTCTGCGCAGAGATCTTGCAATCATTTATTCTGAAGTTCCGGCCAGTATCGGAGCGGTATTCACGCAAAACCAGGTTGTAGCCGAACCGATAAAAGTCTCCAGGGAACATGCGAAAAACGGCCTTGCTCAGGCTATTGTAATCAATGCCGGTAATGCCAATGCCTGTACAGGTGAGCAGGGCTACGAAGGAGCAATGGCAATGGTCAAAGCCACAGCCGAGACGCTGAAGATTGATGAGGAACTGGTGATCGTATCTTCCACCGGTGTCATCGGTGAGCCGTTTCCTACCGAAGATATTGTTGAGGGAATAAAAGAAAATGCCCCCAAGGTGACCAGCCGGTCCTCTGCCGGCTCATTTGCTGCAAATGCAATTCTGACAACGGACACCTTTGCAAAGGAAGGTTTTCTTGAATTTTCCGTTGACGGACGAGAGGTTAATTTGGCAGGAATTGCCAAGGGATCAGGAATGATACATCCCAATATGGCGACCATGCTTGCCTTTATAGTTACCGACGTCGATATCGAACCGGCTTTGCTGCAGAAGGCAGTTTCAGAAACGGTTGATGATACGTTCAATATGATTACTGTTGACGGGGACACATCTACCAACGATATGGTTGCTGTTATGGCGAACGGAAAAGCAGGTAACGAGCGCCTGACCAGTGAAAAAAGCAAAGATTACAAAGTGTTCCGGAATCATCTGCAAAAGATGATGCAGCATCTTGCGAAGCTGATTGTATCCGATGGTGAGGGCTCTTCCAAATTTGTGGAGTACCGGGTGGAAAACGCACCGGACAAGACGGTTGCCAGGAAACTGGCACGTGCCATTTCAAGTTCCAACCTGGTAAAGACGGCCATGTTTGGCCGGGACCCCAACTGGGGAAGAATTGTATCAGCGGCCGGAAATGCGGGAGTAACTTTTGATTACACAGGCGTTGATCTTTACCTGGGCAATGAAAAAGAACGGGTCAAGGTTCTGGAAAAGGGTAAACCTGTCAATTACGACCGGAATTTCATGAAAAAACTCCTGCGGGAATCGCATATAAGCGTCAAAATGGACATGTGCGATGGAGAGGCAAAAGCTGTTGCCTGGGGGTCTGATCTGACAACAGATTATGTACTCTTCAATTCCGTTTATACTACCTGA